A window of Alkalicoccobacillus plakortidis genomic DNA:
CCTTGAAAGTCTTTATTTCTTGATTCCTCAAGCGTATACATCCGTTCAAATATCTTTTGCTGATCGATTTCACTGATGCCGGCACCTTGATCAAAGATTTCAAAGGATACAGTTGTGTCGTCATAGGTGACGCGCAGTCCTACAATTTTGCCATCGGTTCCATAACGCAGTGCGTTTGATAATAAGTTAGAGAGAATCCGGTTTAAGGCTTCTTCATTCGCAAGGGCATAGATAGGTGTAGGAGGCAAATCAATGTCTACTTCCAATCCCTTTGCCTCAATCATTTCATAAAACATTAGGATATTCCGTTTACAAATTTCGGTTAGATTGACTCTATCTAATGGTATATTCTGATCTCCTGCTTCAAGCTTAGCTAAATCAAAAAAAGAATGAATTAAGGTCGTGATTTCATCCGTTTTTTCATTAACTTGATCGATCATTCGATTGCGTTCTATCTCAGACATTTTTGTTTGTTCTTTAAGCATCTCGGTGTACCCTGCTATAACGGTTAGGGGAGTTTTTAGATCGTGTGAGATATTTGAAAGCATTCGCTTCATTGATTGTTCGGTTCGGATGAACTGACTCGAATGCTCTCTGTTTTGTTCAATTAGCTTATTTAACAAGATGAGAAGATCCGCCAATTCCTTATTTTCCGTCATAATGAGTACCGGGTTACTCGCATGTTCATCGACGATCTCAGTCAACTGATTTTTTACAGAAACGATTTGCTTACGGAGCGTTCGTTTTGTTTGTATCTGAAAGGCAATCACACAAAGAAGAAAAATCAGGAGGAGAAGTAGAAGAGTGATCATTTGAATTCACCTAGCTTGTAACCGATGCCCCATACGGTTTTAACATATTCTGGTTTGGTTGGATCATCTTCAATTTTCTCGCGTAATCGACTTATATGTACATTAATCACATGATCGTCACCATAATAATGATCGTCCCATACAGAGTGATAAATCTGTTCTTTTGTCATCACCTTTTTAGGATTCTCAAAAAATAGCTTTAAAATGTTCCACTCTTTTGAGGTTAGACTCATTTCTTGTCCATTCTTTTTTACGATGAAATTGTGTATATCCATCTCAATCTCATGGATGGTAAGGATAGCTGGAACTTCCGGCTGAGTGGACTCTTTATATTGTGTAGATCTTCGTATAGCGGCTTTTACTCTAGCTAAAAGCTCTATCATTGAGAACGGCTTCGTTATATAATCATCTGCCCCAAACCCTAATCCCAAAGCTTTATCAGCCTCGCCATCTTTTGCTGAGGTGATAATGACTGGAACAAAGCTATTTTGCCTTAGTGTCTGAAGAAAATCCATGCCATTAATCTCAGGTAGCATCAAATCAAGTAATACCAAATCATAGCTATTGCTAATGAAACGATTGATCGCTTCCTTTCCCGTAAAAACCGGATCAACTTTAAAGCCTTCATTTGTTAAGTAGCTTCGTACCATATCACTAATGGCCACATCATCTTCCACAAGTAATATTCTCTCCAAAAGTAGCACCGTCTCTCGTTATAAATTATAAGTAATTCCTATTAGATCATATTAAAGATTAATGAAGGAAGCTAGTTTTTGTTATTTTCTTTAACATTTCTATACAAATTGTGCTTTTAACTATGTGTATGGAAGGGTATGGAAATGAAAAGGAGGCGTTACGAATGAAAAAAGTGACTAAAACAGCTGGAATGGTTTCTGTAGCTTTTCTACTCGTAGGATGCCAGAATACAGAGGATGAGACACAGACCACGAATGTTGAGCCGGTTGAAGAAAGCGCGTCAGATGAGAGTGATCAGGATGAGAATCAAGGCGTAGAATCAGAAGCGGAAGATCATGATGAAGAAAACAGTAGCGAGCATACAAATGATGAGAATGATGACAACGAGGATACAGAAGAAGTTTCTTCAAATGATGATGAAGAGGATGACACAAACGTTTATGGAGGAACTCTAGCAAGTGGAAATTACTTTATCGATACAGGTTATTTCGATGACGGTACTAATTTTATAACAACATTTTTCATTAAACGTAATGGAGAGGGTGATTACTCAAATGAGGATCGCTTAGAGAGGTCACTAATCGATAATGATCCATCTGAACAGGATATTCTTAGCTCATTTGCTGATATATCGCTAGATTGGCCTGACCTTTATATTCAATTTAATGTAAATATACATTCAGAAGAAAATGAATTAGCAACAACCTCCGCACAAAGCAATCTATTTTTCAACTCATTGTTTGGAATTAGTGATCTATATGGGGTAGAAGAGATTGTATTTTTAAATCAAGATGGGGAAAAAGATATAGAAGTGGCTGAAAGATTAATAGATGATTCTATTATAGTTAAAGACGAAAGAGGTCTATCAAGAGGCTATTATACAATCTACGATGAAGAATTAGAGCAAACCTTGTTTCTATCTGGAGCAGAGTTAGAAGAGGAAGTTGCAAATGATAATGGTGATCCTCTAACTTTCTCAGAAACCGTTGAAGCAATGGGCACAATAGATCATGAAGATGCTTTTTATTCTTCTGCAGTAGTTGAAGGCATAGAGATCGTTAACGCATCAATTGAGAATAGTGTTGCTACTGTTGAATATACGATGGACGAAGAGATTAATACAGAAGCAGATCGAACAGTGTTTGAGAACGCCATACAGCTTGCAGCACTTGATTTTCATGCGTGGGAAGTTCGATTGATCAATGATACTATGCAAGAAGTCGTCACGTATCCATTAGTAGGTCAATAACTCAAGTAAAGACAAATAGTCTTCTTAACGGAGGGTGCTATTTGTTTTTTTGTGGCGATTTGTGTAGGGAAATCCGTCATTCACTAGCCTAACATTTTTCCCAAACGCTTTAAGTAAACTATAATAGAGGCATAAATACATAAGGTTTGTTGGTGTATATGAATACCAGCATTTTCTTAATAGGAGCGTACATATGAACGATAAAGTAGTTGTCGTCACCGGAGCAAATAGTGGACTTGGCCTAGAAACGGCTAAGCACTTCTCAGGAGAGGGGCATCAAGTTATTTTAGCAGTGAGAAATACTGAAAAAGGAAGAAAGGCGAAAGAAGACATACTACGCTTATATCCACAAGCGAATGTTCAAGTTTATCAACTCGACCTATCCAAGCTTCAAAGCGTGCGAGAATTTGTTAAGACGTTATCAAGCCAAGTACATGTCATTGATTTACTCATTAATAATGCAGGCGTTATGATGCCACCATACTCCAAGACGGAGGATGGATTTGAATTGCAATTTGCCAGTAATCACCTTGGTCACTTTGCTCTAACTGGTTTACTGCTCCCGTTATTAGAGAATGGGGAAGCATCACGAATCGTGACACTAACGTCCATTGCCTATCGAAATGCAGTCATCCAGTTTGAAAACCTGCATGGAAGTAAGGGGTACAAGAGCTATCTATTTTATGGTCAGAGTAAACTAGCGAATTTAATGTTTGCCAAAGAGTTAGATAAGCGTTTAAAAGCGAATCACTATAAAACAAAAAGTTTAGCCGCGCATCCAGGTATCTCATCGACGAACCTTTTCACCTTAGGTAGAAAAGAAACACCTTGGTTTGTTAAACCTTTACTGAAGGTAGTTAGTCAGCCAGCTGAAAAAGGGGCGCTACCAATTATTATGGCAGCCACAGACCAATCTCTTCAGGGAGGAGAATTAATTGGTCCAGATGGCAAAGGTGGAAGAAAAGGAAACCCTACTATCGAAGAACCAAAGAAAGTAACCTACACAGATTCTACAATGGAAGAGTTATGGACTATCTCAGAGGATCTTACGGAAGTGAAGTATCATTTTAATAAATAACTAATAAGACCACTGACACCTCAAGTCAGTGGTCTATTTTATCAAATTGATACTCCAGGCTTGTTACCAAACAAAAGGTTAGCAATTATTAATTCTACTCAGTATGATTCCCTTCACCTTCATTTCGTCCAATTTGTATAACTCCATCAAGATCGTTATAGATATATTCATATTCATAGTCTGCTTCATCAGAAAAAGTAACATAGGCCTGGTAAGCGCCTCTTTCATCATCCCTATCGTTTCTCCAATTGTATTCTGTCCGGATAGAATCAATCTCCTCATCTGTATAATTTCTCTCTTCAGTTAAGTAGTCATAGACCATAGTTTCCGTTTGTTCTAGCTGTTCCTGACTGCCGTTAAAGAAATTAAATAACAAAATTCCTCCTCCAATTAAAGACATGACAGCTACAATAGTAATTAAACCTACTCTTTTTTTCATTATTCTTCACCTCATTTAATAGTTATCTATACATATCAAACACGTTAACTACAAAATTAGTGGAACGAAAATAAAAAGATGAAAATCATTTGCTAGATTATTAGTTAACATGTTCATTTAAGAATTTATACCCTGAATATGTCATGAATAAAACTAAAAATATAACCTTCATAGATAGAAAGAATATGGTCCGTGCTCAAAAATACGACTCTCTAGACCACACGAACGTATGCTAAACTAAAGATATTCTCTACATAAAGGGGGCGTTGATTTGACTATTCGGCAGTTGACTGATGATGAATTTGAACAAGCTTTTCAATTAAGCTGCTACGCTTTCCAGGTGAATGACCCAGAAGAGTTACGACCTTCTGCGCATCTTTCATGGAATGAAGCCACTTGTTACGGGGATGTATCTAATGGAGAGGTTCTTGCTAAATTGGATCTGTTGCCTTTTCATGTTGATATCCACGGGAAATCAATGCAAATGGGAGGAATCGTTGGAGTAGCATCCTACCCAGAGCAGCGCAGAAAAGGGCTTGTCAAACAACTAATAGTCCATACACTCAAAGAGATGCGAGTTAAAGGACAACTTCTTTCATACCTTGCTCCTTTTGAGGTTGGTTTCTATCGGAAATTCGGTTGGGAAATGGCTTTTGATGAAACAACTTTTACACTTGAGCCAATACAACTTCCAAAACCTAATCCACTCTTAGAAGGACAAATCGAACGTGTTCCTTTTTCTGACAAACGAATTCGTACTATATATAAAAACCAGCAAAGGCACGGAATGCTCATTCGCGAAGAATGGTGGTGGAAGAGCCTTGAACGAAAGTATAGCAAACACTACACTGCTATCTACACAGACCAGTCTGGTACAGCGATTGCTTATATTGTGTACCAAGTTAAAAATCGTCAATTTGAAACAGATGAGCTACTTTATACAGAACCCGCCGGACTAGCTGCCCTTCTTTCATTTATTGGTCAGCATGATTCAATGATTGACTCAGCTGAAATCACAACACCATCATCAGATAGCTTGAATTATTTCCTGCCTGACCCTAAAACCAAAGCTGAAATCGTGCCTTATTTTATGACCAGAATTGTAGATGTACAAGCTTTTTTAGTAGAGTTTCCTTTCCTTAATTCAGAAGGCGGAAATTATACCCTGCAAATTGAAGACTCTTTTGCTGAGTGGAACAACAAGATCTTTTCTTAATTTAAATAGCGGGAATGTAAGCTGTGAAGTCATAACCAATATGGAAGCGCCATCTATAAAAATGAGTATCCAAACACTGACTGGATTAATGCTCGGTTATCGGCGTCCTTCTTTTTATATCAAACAAGGACTTATAAAGGGAGATACTAAAGAGATAGAATTTTTTGTTCGTCATATTCCTGACGAAGCTCCTGCCCTTGTTGATTTCTTTTAGGATGAAGACCTAGCCTTTGGCTGGGTTTTTGTTTTGGGTAAATGAGTATAACTCAATCTATCATTGAGAATTATTATCAATTGATGTAGACTAAAAGTAACGTTACATAAAATGAATAGGAGGGGACAAGACCATGCAAATATACTGGACTAAAATCAATAAAATTATTGAAGAAACGCCTGAGGTAAAAACATACTTGCTCGACTGCCCGGAAGGATTTACATGGGAAGAGGGTTCCCACACCCATTTTGCATTAGAAGGATTTAATGCCGGTGAGAAACCAAACCGTAGCCTGATTCGCCACATGTCAATCTCCACTTTACCGAACGAACATTCAATTGGGATCACAACACGTATTAGAGAGCAGTGCTCTGAGTTTAAATCCATTTTGAGAAGCCTTACTATTGGAGACGAGGTAGCCATTTTCAAAACTCATTCGAATGTTCCGCTAAAAAGAGAAAATAAAAATGTGTACCTACTGTCATCAGGTGTCGGGCTAGCAACGTTTAGACCACTTGTGCTTGAATATATCGAGCGTGCTGATAACGTTAATCAGATCCATTCCCTAAATATCGATTCATCTAAGAATTTCTTATTTACGACTATTTTTGAATCTGCACCTGATAAGAAGTTCACTTCACAGTTTGTCTCTACTCGTAAAGACTACTATGAAGAAGTGAAAACTCTTTCTGCAGATAAAGATGGACTCTTTTATGTGGTCGGTAGCAATGAATTTCTCGTACAGAACATAGAACTACTACGTGGGCAGGGCATTAAGCCGGAACAAATTGTACTCGACAAGCATGAGCAACAACTGCCTGAGTTTTTATCGGAATAGGTACTATTAACAGACATCTAAATCCTAATCTTTCTTTATTAGAAGAGAGATTGGGATTTATTTATTGTCATTTAAGAATATAGATAAAAGTAATAAGGGTATATTAGTTTATTTCAATATAAAAGAGGTTACTCCATATATAAGATTATCTTAAAATTGGGGGTTTCATCCAAATGAGAAACGATCACTTTTTAATTGGTCTTACTAGCTTTACCTTTTTAATGGCAGCAACGGCGTGTAGTAACGACGATTCAAATGTAACGAGTGAAGAGCAGCAAAATGTGAGTGAAGTGAGCGACTCTGAACCAACTGAAACAGAAGAAGATCTAAACAAAGTTGAAGATGATGAAATGGTCGATGAAGATACTGAGGAGAGAGAACTTGAGCTTGTAGAAGAAGGAGAAGAACGAGAGGCTAGCACAACAAAAGAAGATTATTATATGCAGAATGGTACATTTGTTGGTGGTGAAATAACAGATGGCAGAAGTGTAGGGGATATCAATCAGGGTGCGCATGATGGTTATGAGAGGCTTGTTCTCGATATTTATGAAGGGTCATATCAAGAGCTTGGTGATCCAGCAGACATACCTAATTACTTTGAAATCACAAAAGAAGCCTATCCTTCTCGTCTGATTTATACATTAGCAGGTATTCGAGGTCTGCCAGAAGAGATTCCCGAGTTATCAAATATGGAGCTCTTTTCACATATGAGCGTCGTTCCGTATTTTAGTGATGCCACGATTCAGTTAGCCGTGTATCTGCAGGAACCTGTTGAGTTTGAAGTGTTTGAAATGCACAATCCCGCCAAAATTGTGACAGATATTAGATCGATTAGTGACGAAAATGAGTATGCTCCCGTATTTTCTGTTAGAACAGCATCTACCTCGCAGGGGGATACTGTTGATGCTATTCAAAGCGCGGATTCGGAATTTAGAGAAAGGGATGCAGACCAAGTAAGAACCTTGCACTCAGAGGACAATTCGGTATTTGTAGAAGAGGGTTACTATAGTAGTTTGGAAGAAGCGGAAGAGAGAAAAATAGAGTTGGAGAACGATGGTATTGATTTTGATTTACACATCGAAGAACGCGGTACGCATGACATTCCTAAATATATTAAATAAGTACTAGTTAAAAACAGAGGTATCTTCAAAGCGCTCATTTCCTTAGGGAAAGGAATTAAATCAAAGAGTAGATTAGTGAAGGGGAATGTACAGCTACGTAATCATGAAACTAAAGGTTTGATAGTTCGTATACCTTAAAGAAGCTTTTCTTCTTTGTTTAAGGAAGATATCTGAGTTCGTATTAGAAAACTCAACTGTTGCAAAAATTTATTTACTCAAAGGATGAGCGATATGTTTAAGAAGAAAAAGATAGAAGATAACCGATTTAGAATAAAAACCACTGAAAATATCCCTACATTAGGTACAATAACTATCTTAGTCGATCAATTCACTGGAGTTAACTATCTTCAAACATGGATTGGATCAGGGAGTGGCATTACACCTTTATTAGACGAGAAAGGTCAAGTAGTGGTGGATGTATCCTCATGAGCTTGTGTGAGGTAGGGAATGAGAAAATGCTACTTGGCTATATCTAATCTGCGTTCACAACAAGCTGAACGCAGGTTACTATTATTTATTCCTCAGGTAACGTATAGCTATTACAGCTGCTATCGCAGTTATAAACCATGTATAGCAAAAAAGATTAACGAAGTATTTTTCTAGCCACTATTATAATTTCACTTACCATAATTTTCTTATAACATATCGCAAATCAACACAGATGAACCTAAAATTGGATAAATATTAAGTTTATTTCCATACGAAAACGGTTACTCCATACATAAGTTAAATTTAAAAGTGAGGGTCTCATACAATGAGAAAAGTTCACCTAATGACCGGTTTAAGTAGCGTAGCCTTACTGATGGCCACAACGGCGTGTAGTAACGGTGATTCAAATGACACTGGTGAAGAGCAACAAGATGTGAGTGGGTTGAACGAATCTGAACCGTCAATAGACCTAGAAGACACTTCTAACAACGATGATGAAGAAGTACAGGAAGATCAGACTGATTCAGGTGGCGACGAGGACATTGATGATGCTGAAGAGGTACAGGAAGAGGAAGTTCAGGCTGATTCAGATACCAACGAAGACGATGGCAATGAATCAGAGGATATGGCTGATCTTCGAGCGTACTATGAATCATTAGCAGTAACAAGTGAGAGTAGGGAAGTACATTCAAATGCTCTTGAAAACTTAGAATTACCTGGAATTCATGAAAACACAATAATCTATAATGGAACAGTTAGTCCAGATCAGACTGTGTCTTTTGTGTTTCCAGATGATGATAGTGAGCAAGACTTTGATTACTCAGATCCATTAGATGCTGAGGTGTCAGACGAGGGACATTTTTCTGTGTCATTCGGCGGATATGACTTAGATGAAATGAGTGAAATTCGGTTTATCGTTACAGGTAGTCTGCCTCAAGAACAAGCATTTGATTTACCTATCCATTCCGCAGAAGAAGGCATGGAATATATACAAAGTGATGCAAACACAGAAGAGATTGAAGAGAGTATCCGCCCGAACGTTCAACTAGATGATATCTACGAGAATATGCGTTTTTACCGTGTGCTAAATGTGCTTGATGATGTGGAAGCTGTGCATTTTGAACATACAAACCTAGGATTTAGTCATGACATGATTGCTCCCTCCGCGGATGAAGAGCTTAAAAGTTTGATTACTACTACATTTGATGAAGCAGATCTTGAAGCTGAAGATATCCTTACTTTTTATATCGTGGCAGGTGGAGTGACAACAGTCATAGAAAAAGAAGTACAATCTTGGTCTGACGAAGAGTGGGCGCGAATTGATGAAATAAAAGAAGAAACGGAACTGGAGGAAATTAGTAAGGACACACTAGTATTTGCCGGAAAAACAGTTCCTAATGCCGAAGTTTCGATCATTAATTTAAATCCGAGAAATTTTAATATCCGACTCGATGCTGACGAAAATGGGCAATTTGAAGCTAATTCGCAAGACAACGTAGAGAATATTACCAGTGATACGATCCTCTATCAAATTGTCGATGAAGAAGGACATTTAGCTACTTTTGAGAAACCACTTAACTAGCTATCTGTTGTTACCTTTCATCATAACAATCATATAAAGGAGTGATTTGTTTTGAGTAAATCTATCCTTAACACCATGAGTTTATTATGGGGGATTCCCCATCACTGTAAAACTAATCACGAACTCGCATCTCTGTTTCTTCGAGAACTATACAGAGAGTTATATCACAAGTATTTCAAACATATACATAAACTCTACACATGAATTCATTTATATAGTTTACTTTCAAGGAAAGACTTATTGATTTTCCTTATACTAGCAAAGTTAGAGATAGTTGTGTAGAGATCATGTAGAGGAGTTAAAAACAATGCTTTGGACAGTGTTAGTTGTCGTCATTGTTTTATGGTTACTAGGATTTATTGGAGAAGTTGGAGGGAACTTAGTACACCTTTTATTAGTTGTCGCATTAGTTGTACTTATTTTCCAACTTGTGACAGGTCGACGGAAATTATAGTTACCTAATTTTTTTACTTGATGGGATCATCTGCTTATGTGGATGATCCTTATTGTTGGTTTCTTTTAATATTTCTTTTAAGTACAATTTTCATGTAAGGTATGTAATTTGAGGATGAAGAATGAAATTCGAAAATAACACTCAGGTGTTGGCCCCAATAAAACCAGCAGTGATATTTCCAATAATTCCAAAAGGTACACCTTTTCCAGTAATAGCACCGGCAGCCCAACCAATTAGTCCTCCAATAATTAAACTCCAAATTATACTCATCTGCAACTTCTCCTTTGATGTTAACTACAATCTTGCTTATTCACGATATATCCGAGTTCAAACTCATTGAAATGCTTATTTAAAGGTATATCAACTTAAATAATCTTATTTTATGTTAATATTGTTATATGGATTACTTTAACAAGTTTTATATAGAGGAGGATCAGAATGCAGATAACTACAGCAAATCCAACTCATATAGCTGATATTATAACTTTCTTCAACGAACATTTAGACAGCAATAACAGCGCCATTTATTCTGAAGAATTTCTATGTCCACTTGGTATTAGAGCAGCGGTAAAAAGAAAGCAAATGATCGTAGCAGTAGTAGACGGTCAAGTGGTGGGAGCATTCCGATACTACCGGAAGAAAACTCAAAATAAAATCTCTCTCTATCAATTTGCATTGCGTGAAGATTATCGAGGCAAGAGCTTATTAAAGAAAATGTTTCAAGTAATCAATGACGTACCTATTGTTGCATTATGTCCATTTTATTCTGAATTTAATGACTATTTTATAAAAACTGGTTGGAAAAAACAGCAGCATAGTGATGAGTTTAATGTTTGGGCTTTTAACGAGCGGGATTCACATGCCATTTAAAGTAGAAATAAATGTACAGTTAACTCCCGAAGAAGTGCCAGAGTTAAGAGCACATGTTGGCTGGAGTAGAAGAGATAATGATTATCCAACTTTATTTGAGCGCTGTAACTTTTGGGTTGGTGTGAAAAATGAGAATAATAAGCTCATCGCTTTTGGCTACATTTGTGGCATGGGTTTGGAACATGGATATATGGAAGATATCATTGTGCACCCTGATTACCAAGGCAGCGGTATTGGATTAAAGTTGGTTAATGTATTGTTAGAAGAAGCTGAGAGATTTGGCTTAGAAATCATAACGGTCTCATTTGAAGAGCGTAATGTGAACTTTTACGAGAAAGCTGGATTCGCACCTGGGGCAGGCGGAGTTTGGCAATCAAGAAATTATTGAAATAACGAATCAAGATCCTGCAAATGCAGGATTTTTTATTTTTATATTGAAGGGTTTAAAGACTTAGTATGTAAATTAGAAAATCAATTCTTATCCGAAGCAATGCTTTTTAGAGGTAACAGTTTATTTATGTCGGAAAAAAGAAGTAGGGGGGATTAAAATGTTTGTTAATGTGAGAGCTATAATTACCAGACAAACACCTGATGGTAGAGAGATCCTTATTCAAAAACGAAACAAGCCTTTCGAGGGGAGTAGCCCTTATGAGCTTCCAGGAGGTCAAGTGGAAGAGTATGAATCTCTTTATGATGCACTAGTAAGAGAAGTCAAAGAAGAAACTGGATTGGAAGTAAAGCATATAAAAAACCAGGAAGCTAGAATAACCACCCAAGACGAGACATCAAACGTTGAGGCGATAACTCCTTTTTGCATGTATCAAACTCTTCGTGGTCCAGTGGATTCGTTAGGTGCCTATTTTTTATGCGAAGCCGAGGGAGAATTACTAAGTGATGGTGATGCTACTCAACAAGTACAATGGATTAAAGTTGAAGAGTTAAAAAACCTTTTAGAAAAACAGTGTATTCAATTTAGTTGGATTGATAAATCAGGTGTACTATATTATCTACGATCTTTAGAGTATGGAACGAGTAATGGGGTATAAGGAGTTCTTATTTTATAAGCTATTAAACTGGAATAGACCCATAATCCTGTGCATGAAGAATTAGTAGAAAGGATAACCCACATGAATCAACCACAAAAATGGCCAGAAGTTGATATTGAAATTAAACAATATATAGATAACTTAATTGAGCTGCTGAGACTAAATCTAAAGCATAATCTCATAGGTGTCTACTTACATGGTTCCTTGGCGACAGGTAGCTATTACGTTCCAAAAAGTGATATGGACATA
This region includes:
- a CDS encoding sensor histidine kinase, with product MITLLLLLLIFLLCVIAFQIQTKRTLRKQIVSVKNQLTEIVDEHASNPVLIMTENKELADLLILLNKLIEQNREHSSQFIRTEQSMKRMLSNISHDLKTPLTVIAGYTEMLKEQTKMSEIERNRMIDQVNEKTDEITTLIHSFFDLAKLEAGDQNIPLDRVNLTEICKRNILMFYEMIEAKGLEVDIDLPPTPIYALANEEALNRILSNLLSNALRYGTDGKIVGLRVTYDDTTVSFEIFDQGAGISEIDQQKIFERMYTLEESRNKDFQGSGLGLTITKKLMEEMQGRIAVYSKAFDKTSFICTLKREQD
- a CDS encoding response regulator transcription factor, whose product is MERILLVEDDVAISDMVRSYLTNEGFKVDPVFTGKEAINRFISNSYDLVLLDLMLPEINGMDFLQTLRQNSFVPVIITSAKDGEADKALGLGFGADDYITKPFSMIELLARVKAAIRRSTQYKESTQPEVPAILTIHEIEMDIHNFIVKKNGQEMSLTSKEWNILKLFFENPKKVMTKEQIYHSVWDDHYYGDDHVINVHISRLREKIEDDPTKPEYVKTVWGIGYKLGEFK
- a CDS encoding oxidoreductase is translated as MNDKVVVVTGANSGLGLETAKHFSGEGHQVILAVRNTEKGRKAKEDILRLYPQANVQVYQLDLSKLQSVREFVKTLSSQVHVIDLLINNAGVMMPPYSKTEDGFELQFASNHLGHFALTGLLLPLLENGEASRIVTLTSIAYRNAVIQFENLHGSKGYKSYLFYGQSKLANLMFAKELDKRLKANHYKTKSLAAHPGISSTNLFTLGRKETPWFVKPLLKVVSQPAEKGALPIIMAATDQSLQGGELIGPDGKGGRKGNPTIEEPKKVTYTDSTMEELWTISEDLTEVKYHFNK
- a CDS encoding DUF3139 domain-containing protein, translated to MKKRVGLITIVAVMSLIGGGILLFNFFNGSQEQLEQTETMVYDYLTEERNYTDEEIDSIRTEYNWRNDRDDERGAYQAYVTFSDEADYEYEYIYNDLDGVIQIGRNEGEGNHTE
- a CDS encoding GNAT family N-acetyltransferase translates to MTIRQLTDDEFEQAFQLSCYAFQVNDPEELRPSAHLSWNEATCYGDVSNGEVLAKLDLLPFHVDIHGKSMQMGGIVGVASYPEQRRKGLVKQLIVHTLKEMRVKGQLLSYLAPFEVGFYRKFGWEMAFDETTFTLEPIQLPKPNPLLEGQIERVPFSDKRIRTIYKNQQRHGMLIREEWWWKSLERKYSKHYTAIYTDQSGTAIAYIVYQVKNRQFETDELLYTEPAGLAALLSFIGQHDSMIDSAEITTPSSDSLNYFLPDPKTKAEIVPYFMTRIVDVQAFLVEFPFLNSEGGNYTLQIEDSFAEWNNKIFS
- a CDS encoding sterol carrier protein domain-containing protein, with amino-acid sequence MLSGTTRSFLNLNSGNVSCEVITNMEAPSIKMSIQTLTGLMLGYRRPSFYIKQGLIKGDTKEIEFFVRHIPDEAPALVDFF
- a CDS encoding dihydropteridine reductase, translating into MQIYWTKINKIIEETPEVKTYLLDCPEGFTWEEGSHTHFALEGFNAGEKPNRSLIRHMSISTLPNEHSIGITTRIREQCSEFKSILRSLTIGDEVAIFKTHSNVPLKRENKNVYLLSSGVGLATFRPLVLEYIERADNVNQIHSLNIDSSKNFLFTTIFESAPDKKFTSQFVSTRKDYYEEVKTLSADKDGLFYVVGSNEFLVQNIELLRGQGIKPEQIVLDKHEQQLPEFLSE
- a CDS encoding DUF6440 family protein translates to MFKKKKIEDNRFRIKTTENIPTLGTITILVDQFTGVNYLQTWIGSGSGITPLLDEKGQVVVDVSS
- a CDS encoding lmo0937 family membrane protein, with amino-acid sequence MLWTVLVVVIVLWLLGFIGEVGGNLVHLLLVVALVVLIFQLVTGRRKL
- a CDS encoding GNAT family N-acetyltransferase, translated to MQITTANPTHIADIITFFNEHLDSNNSAIYSEEFLCPLGIRAAVKRKQMIVAVVDGQVVGAFRYYRKKTQNKISLYQFALREDYRGKSLLKKMFQVINDVPIVALCPFYSEFNDYFIKTGWKKQQHSDEFNVWAFNERDSHAI
- a CDS encoding GNAT family N-acetyltransferase is translated as MPFKVEINVQLTPEEVPELRAHVGWSRRDNDYPTLFERCNFWVGVKNENNKLIAFGYICGMGLEHGYMEDIIVHPDYQGSGIGLKLVNVLLEEAERFGLEIITVSFEERNVNFYEKAGFAPGAGGVWQSRNY
- a CDS encoding NUDIX domain-containing protein, encoding MFVNVRAIITRQTPDGREILIQKRNKPFEGSSPYELPGGQVEEYESLYDALVREVKEETGLEVKHIKNQEARITTQDETSNVEAITPFCMYQTLRGPVDSLGAYFLCEAEGELLSDGDATQQVQWIKVEELKNLLEKQCIQFSWIDKSGVLYYLRSLEYGTSNGV